From a single Salinirussus salinus genomic region:
- a CDS encoding type II toxin-antitoxin system RelE family toxin: MSPSDGEWDWRFTAPAEREYEKLQPHEQERIVSKLDEIVNDQWRDPGDYLEPLTGAPHSKLRIGAFRLGCEADQSERLLWIYNIEKRPGAYKPGDD, from the coding sequence ATGAGCCCGAGTGACGGCGAGTGGGACTGGCGGTTCACCGCCCCCGCGGAGCGCGAATACGAGAAGCTACAACCACACGAGCAAGAGCGGATCGTCTCGAAGCTCGACGAGATCGTGAACGACCAGTGGCGGGATCCGGGCGACTACCTGGAGCCACTCACAGGAGCGCCCCACTCGAAGCTCCGGATCGGTGCGTTTCGTCTCGGCTGCGAGGCCGACCAGAGCGAGCGATTGCTGTGGATCTACAACATTGAGAAACGCCCGGGTGCGTACAAACCCGGTGACGACTGA
- a CDS encoding ribbon-helix-helix domain-containing protein, whose amino-acid sequence MSDADAGANDDPEMTTLTLKVPKGFLDDLDATWRAEDFPSRSEFIRWALRDAVKHPGFSRAGWKDIAASEHQRRTGEGQTYTSDEIRARLNDDANEPE is encoded by the coding sequence ATGTCTGACGCCGACGCGGGGGCAAATGATGACCCCGAGATGACCACGCTTACGCTGAAGGTCCCCAAAGGATTTCTCGATGACCTTGACGCTACCTGGCGTGCAGAGGATTTCCCGTCCCGGAGCGAGTTTATCCGGTGGGCACTTCGAGACGCGGTGAAGCACCCCGGGTTCTCCCGTGCAGGGTGGAAGGATATCGCCGCGAGCGAGCACCAGCGCCGGACAGGGGAGGGGCAGACTTACACTAGCGACGAAATCCGGGCACGCCTGAACGACGACGCGAATGAGCCCGAGTGA
- a CDS encoding DUF7718 family protein translates to MTDHPPAWIRWPYARIRRELETEQGQVRRFVAQLEYDIEATPTGQNAPDWRTVARFDDDITGEQSHDVRDEGLHLDIYRDGEKHQVRTGFPPVPLNRAFRYSEDYLTQNADRLLTQFERWHGLHGPWRTQSSE, encoded by the coding sequence ATGACGGACCACCCACCGGCGTGGATCCGCTGGCCGTACGCGCGCATTCGGCGCGAACTGGAAACCGAACAGGGGCAGGTCCGTCGGTTCGTCGCACAGCTCGAGTACGACATCGAGGCGACGCCGACCGGGCAGAATGCCCCCGACTGGCGGACGGTCGCGCGTTTCGACGACGACATCACGGGTGAACAGTCCCACGACGTTCGCGACGAAGGACTCCATCTGGATATCTACCGAGATGGCGAGAAACACCAGGTCAGGACTGGATTTCCGCCAGTCCCTCTAAACCGAGCATTTCGCTACTCAGAGGACTACCTCACACAGAACGCAGACCGGCTACTCACACAGTTCGAACGGTGGCACGGCCTACACGGGCCGTGGCGCACTCAGTCCTCGGAATAG
- a CDS encoding UPF0175 family protein → MASAGSEPADELATAVGRYVLGELSLGRAAEAVGLSRWEFEEVLEEAGFTALYGPRTDEDLQREVDAARDLGE, encoded by the coding sequence ATGGCGTCTGCCGGAAGCGAACCGGCCGACGAACTGGCGACCGCAGTCGGGCGATACGTACTCGGTGAACTCTCGCTCGGGCGAGCAGCCGAAGCGGTCGGCCTGTCTCGCTGGGAGTTCGAGGAGGTACTGGAGGAAGCCGGATTCACCGCGCTGTACGGTCCCCGCACCGACGAGGACCTGCAGCGGGAGGTCGACGCTGCCCGCGACCTGGGCGAGTAG